From a single Alloactinosynnema sp. L-07 genomic region:
- a CDS encoding bifunctional 2-polyprenyl-6-hydroxyphenol methylase/3-demethylubiquinol 3-O-methyltransferase UbiG, with product MRPDAVRRVLDLELTAARERRHGQPPRVLDVGGGSGVFAVPLAAAGCEVTVVEPSPNALATLQRRAQEAGVADRITAVQGDSDALDQLVDPGSADLVLAHGLLEVVDDPKLTVAAMAGAVAPGGALSLLVANRFAAILHRAISGKLVDARKLLDDPAGQITGPGESLLRRFDTDGLRALISGAGLTVELIQGYGVVADLVPGSVLDASPGAQDALAQLELVAATTPPLRDVATRLHAIARR from the coding sequence ATGCGACCGGATGCCGTACGCCGTGTGCTCGACCTTGAGCTGACCGCCGCCCGTGAGCGGCGCCACGGCCAACCGCCCAGGGTGCTCGACGTCGGGGGCGGCAGCGGCGTGTTCGCCGTGCCGCTGGCCGCCGCCGGGTGCGAGGTCACCGTGGTCGAGCCCAGCCCCAACGCCCTGGCCACGCTGCAGCGCCGCGCCCAGGAAGCGGGCGTCGCCGACCGCATCACCGCTGTTCAGGGCGACAGCGACGCCCTCGACCAGCTCGTCGATCCCGGCTCGGCCGACCTGGTGCTCGCCCACGGGCTGCTGGAGGTCGTCGACGACCCGAAGCTGACCGTGGCCGCCATGGCGGGCGCGGTGGCCCCTGGCGGCGCGCTGTCGCTGCTGGTGGCCAACCGGTTCGCCGCGATCCTGCACCGGGCGATCTCCGGCAAGCTGGTCGACGCCCGCAAGCTGCTCGACGACCCGGCGGGCCAGATCACCGGACCGGGCGAATCGCTGCTGCGCCGGTTCGACACCGATGGCCTGCGCGCGCTCATCAGCGGGGCGGGCCTGACCGTCGAGCTGATCCAGGGCTACGGCGTGGTGGCCGACCTCGTTCCTGGCTCGGTCCTCGACGCCAGCCCCGGCGCCCAGGACGCGCTCGCCCAACTCGAACTGGTCGCCGCGACCACACCGCCGCTTCGGGACGTGGCCACCCGACTGCACGCCATCGCGCGGCGCTGA
- a CDS encoding helix-turn-helix domain-containing protein, whose amino-acid sequence MTVLLREAIGDRLRHARTNQQRTLREVSRSARVSLGYLSEVERGRKEASSELLAAICDALALPMSELLHHVAADISALTAVENGMVEHGLPEQAAVDAETRANGPRAAAEGGRLVPAVVGENLADLRIQPALSHRIDTSLGGTRAGAVFAA is encoded by the coding sequence ATGACTGTGCTCTTGCGCGAGGCGATCGGTGATCGGCTCCGACACGCCCGCACCAACCAGCAGCGCACCCTGCGGGAGGTCTCCCGCAGCGCGCGCGTCAGCCTCGGCTACCTCTCAGAGGTCGAGCGCGGACGCAAGGAAGCCTCCAGCGAACTGCTCGCCGCGATCTGCGACGCACTGGCCCTGCCGATGTCCGAACTTCTGCACCATGTGGCCGCCGACATCAGCGCGCTCACCGCGGTGGAGAACGGCATGGTCGAGCACGGCCTGCCCGAGCAGGCCGCCGTCGACGCCGAGACCAGGGCCAATGGCCCGCGCGCCGCGGCCGAGGGCGGCAGGCTGGTGCCAGCCGTCGTCGGCGAGAACCTCGCCGACCTGCGTATCCAGCCCGCGCTCTCGCACCGCATCGATACCTCGCTCGGCGGCACTCGCGCGGGCGCGGTCTTCGCGGCTTGA
- a CDS encoding quinone-dependent dihydroorotate dehydrogenase, whose translation MVYQQLTRRTLFKLGGGDPEIAHTRTMAGLARLAKVRPAVAVLRRYFGTKDTTSVFGVDFPGVVGLAAGMDKDGHALRAWPALGFGFVEVGTVTRHAQPGNPKPRLFRLTGSDAVINRMGFNNAGADALAERLRATGPIGVPLGISIGKSKVTPVDEAVEDYRHSLRALRDHGDYFAINVSSPNTPGLRGLQDKDALDVLVGELRRESTKPLLVKIAPDLTDDTIAEVLQVCADHSVDGIVATNTTLSRDGLAAADVATGAEAGGLSGRPLADRARAVVSFVHRESGLPVIGVGGIFSADDALRMLDAGASLVQLYTGFIYQGPPLVRRINRAVAGR comes from the coding sequence GTGGTCTACCAGCAGCTCACCCGACGCACCCTGTTCAAGCTCGGCGGCGGCGATCCCGAGATCGCCCACACCCGCACCATGGCCGGACTGGCCCGGTTGGCCAAGGTCCGGCCCGCCGTGGCCGTCCTGCGCCGCTACTTCGGCACGAAGGACACCACCTCAGTCTTCGGCGTCGACTTCCCCGGCGTGGTGGGCCTGGCCGCCGGCATGGACAAGGACGGCCACGCGCTGCGGGCGTGGCCGGCGCTCGGGTTCGGGTTCGTCGAGGTCGGCACCGTGACCCGGCACGCCCAGCCGGGCAACCCCAAGCCCCGGCTGTTCCGGCTGACCGGCAGCGACGCCGTGATCAACCGCATGGGCTTCAACAACGCGGGCGCCGACGCGCTGGCCGAGCGGCTGCGCGCCACCGGGCCCATCGGCGTTCCACTGGGCATCAGCATCGGCAAGTCGAAGGTGACCCCGGTCGACGAGGCCGTCGAGGACTACCGGCACTCGCTGCGCGCGCTGCGCGACCACGGCGACTACTTCGCGATCAACGTCAGCTCCCCCAACACTCCTGGCCTGCGCGGCCTGCAGGACAAGGACGCGCTCGACGTGCTGGTGGGCGAACTCCGCCGCGAGTCGACCAAGCCGTTGCTGGTCAAGATCGCCCCCGACCTGACCGACGACACCATCGCCGAGGTCCTGCAGGTGTGCGCCGACCACAGTGTCGACGGCATCGTCGCCACCAACACGACGCTCAGCCGGGACGGTCTCGCCGCGGCCGATGTCGCGACCGGCGCGGAGGCGGGTGGGCTCAGCGGACGCCCGCTGGCCGACCGCGCGCGGGCCGTGGTCTCGTTCGTGCACCGGGAAAGCGGTCTGCCGGTGATCGGCGTCGGCGGGATCTTCAGCGCCGACGACGCGCTGCGGATGCTCGACGCGGGCGCGAGCCTGGTGCAGCTCTACACCGGGTTCATCTACCAGGGACCGCCGCTGGTCCGACGGATCAACCGCGCGGTCGCCGGTCGCTGA
- a CDS encoding uracil-xanthine permease family protein: MWSVHGDGRRVRDGAAVAANERLSWPLTVGLGMQHVAAMFGATVLVPAATGFPVTTTLLFSGVGTLLFLLITRNRVPGYLGSSFAFIAPLVATRDEGMAAQLGGVLVAGLLLMGVGIAVKALGVRLLESVMPPVVTGAVVVLVGLNLAPKATEAFGHQPVVGIVTLGVILFCGVARGLVAQVSVLIGVLAGWVYAAVTGALDDDRVAALSAAGWFGLPEVSGPVLRPSVVLLVIPAVIVLVAENVGHVKAIGAVTGRDLDGSVGDALIANGLSTTLAGAGGGSGTTTYAENIGVMALTKVYSTAAYAVAAIAAIILSLSPKVGALVNTVPEGVVGGATLLLYGMIGLIGVRIWLANRVDFADPVNLLVVSAAVVAGVGNLTLTIGQMRIEGIAWGSAFVVLVYPFLRWWRGRGAEVSDRRPRG; encoded by the coding sequence GTGTGGTCCGTGCACGGCGACGGTCGCCGTGTCCGTGACGGGGCTGCCGTCGCCGCGAACGAGCGGCTGAGCTGGCCGTTGACCGTCGGACTCGGCATGCAGCACGTGGCGGCGATGTTCGGCGCGACGGTGCTCGTGCCCGCCGCGACCGGGTTCCCGGTGACCACCACCCTGCTGTTCTCCGGGGTGGGCACACTGCTTTTCCTGCTCATCACCCGCAACCGCGTCCCCGGCTATCTCGGCTCGTCGTTCGCCTTCATCGCCCCGCTCGTGGCCACCCGCGACGAAGGCATGGCCGCCCAACTCGGTGGCGTTCTGGTGGCGGGTCTGCTGCTGATGGGCGTCGGCATCGCGGTCAAGGCGCTCGGTGTCCGGCTGCTCGAATCGGTCATGCCGCCCGTGGTGACCGGCGCCGTGGTCGTCCTGGTGGGGCTCAATCTCGCGCCAAAGGCGACCGAGGCGTTCGGGCACCAGCCGGTCGTCGGGATCGTCACGCTCGGCGTGATCCTGTTCTGCGGGGTCGCGCGCGGGCTGGTCGCGCAGGTGTCGGTCCTCATCGGGGTGCTCGCCGGCTGGGTCTACGCGGCGGTCACCGGCGCGCTCGACGACGACCGTGTCGCCGCGCTGTCGGCCGCGGGCTGGTTCGGGCTGCCGGAGGTGAGCGGGCCCGTGCTGAGGCCGTCGGTGGTGCTGCTCGTCATCCCGGCGGTGATCGTGCTCGTCGCCGAGAATGTCGGACACGTCAAGGCCATCGGCGCGGTCACCGGCCGCGACCTCGACGGCAGCGTCGGCGACGCGCTCATCGCCAACGGGCTGAGCACCACACTGGCGGGCGCGGGCGGCGGGTCCGGCACCACGACCTACGCCGAGAACATCGGCGTCATGGCCCTCACCAAGGTCTACTCGACCGCCGCCTACGCCGTGGCCGCGATAGCCGCGATCATCCTGTCGCTCTCACCCAAGGTCGGCGCGCTGGTCAACACCGTGCCAGAAGGGGTCGTCGGCGGGGCCACCCTGCTGCTCTACGGCATGATCGGGCTCATCGGCGTGCGGATCTGGCTGGCCAACCGGGTCGACTTCGCCGACCCGGTCAACCTGCTTGTGGTCAGCGCCGCCGTGGTCGCCGGGGTGGGCAACCTGACGCTGACGATCGGGCAGATGCGGATCGAGGGCATCGCCTGGGGATCGGCCTTCGTCGTGCTGGTCTACCCGTTCCTGCGCTGGTGGCGGGGGCGCGGCGCCGAGGTCAGCGACCGGCGACCGCGCGGTTGA
- a CDS encoding ParA family protein: MQTVAVLSLKGGVGKTTVVLGLASAALRRGARTLVVDLDPQCNATTTLDPEETTATLADVLETPRPAVLRAAIAPSSWDGDVDVMVGSEELESLNDPDPGTHRLEKLGRALAQVRAMLAEGELPYQLVLMDCPPSLGRLTRSALVAAQGALLVTEPTIYAVAGAQRAFEAVESTRDEYNPGLVPLGVVVNRVRTHSYEHQFRIQELRESFGRLVMPVALPDRLAVQQAQGACMPIHQWGTPGAREVALAFNLLLARVLRTGRGRGRHQAAEWPPDETSEEAAAE, encoded by the coding sequence GTGCAAACGGTGGCAGTGCTCAGCCTCAAAGGCGGCGTGGGGAAGACCACGGTCGTGCTCGGCCTCGCGTCGGCGGCGCTGCGGCGGGGGGCGCGCACGCTGGTCGTCGACCTCGACCCGCAGTGCAACGCGACCACCACGCTCGACCCGGAGGAGACCACGGCGACCCTGGCCGACGTGCTGGAGACCCCCCGACCAGCGGTCCTGCGGGCGGCGATCGCGCCCAGCTCGTGGGATGGCGACGTCGACGTCATGGTCGGGTCCGAGGAACTGGAGTCGCTCAACGACCCGGACCCCGGAACACACCGACTGGAGAAGCTGGGACGGGCTTTGGCGCAGGTCAGGGCCATGCTGGCCGAGGGCGAACTGCCCTATCAGCTGGTCCTGATGGACTGCCCGCCGTCGCTGGGCAGGCTGACCCGCTCGGCCCTCGTCGCCGCCCAGGGCGCGCTGCTGGTGACCGAGCCCACGATCTACGCCGTCGCGGGCGCCCAGCGCGCGTTCGAGGCGGTGGAGAGCACCCGCGACGAGTACAACCCGGGCCTGGTGCCGCTGGGCGTGGTGGTCAACCGCGTCCGCACGCACTCCTACGAGCACCAGTTCCGCATCCAGGAGCTGCGCGAGAGCTTCGGCAGACTGGTGATGCCGGTGGCGCTGCCCGACCGGCTGGCGGTCCAGCAGGCCCAAGGCGCGTGCATGCCCATCCACCAGTGGGGCACGCCGGGGGCGCGGGAGGTCGCGCTCGCCTTCAACTTGTTACTCGCCCGCGTCCTGCGCACCGGCCGCGGCCGGGGCAGACACCAGGCCGCCGAGTGGCCGCCGGACGAGACGAGCGAAGAAGCCGCGGCCGAGTGA
- the rimO gene encoding 30S ribosomal protein S12 methylthiotransferase RimO, whose translation MLTLGCARNEVDSEELAGRLSGGGWELVDLDDAAPDVIVVNTCGFVESAKKDSVDTLLAAADTGAKVVAVGCMAERYGAELAESLPEASAVLGFDHYPDLAERLGDVVAGHAIESHTPVDRRTLLPITPVKRQTAAQEVTVPGHGWVPRVRLADGPVASVKIASGCDRRCSFCAIPSFRGSFVSRTPDEIVGEAAWLAGEGVRELVLVSENSTSYGKDLDGTGVLEALLARLAAVPGIDRVRVSYLQPAETKPSLVKAIAATEGVADYFDMSFQHSSGSVLRRMRRFGDTESFLGLVEQIRAAAPEAGIRSNVIVGFPGETEDDVDELARFLTTARLDAVGVFGYSDEDGTEAEHLDGKLDVDTITARVARISALAEELTAQRAEDRVGTEVVVLIEHEETDDEDCTGRAAHQAPEVDGECVVVNADDFDLAAGDLVRCRVIDTEGVDLVVEPIEIVPRVAPASP comes from the coding sequence ATGCTCACCCTCGGCTGTGCCCGCAATGAGGTGGACTCCGAGGAACTGGCCGGACGCCTCTCCGGTGGGGGCTGGGAACTGGTCGACCTCGATGACGCCGCGCCCGACGTGATCGTGGTGAACACCTGCGGGTTCGTCGAGTCGGCCAAGAAGGACTCCGTCGACACGCTGCTCGCCGCCGCCGACACCGGGGCCAAGGTCGTCGCGGTGGGCTGCATGGCCGAGCGCTACGGCGCCGAGCTGGCCGAGAGCCTGCCGGAGGCGAGCGCCGTCCTCGGCTTCGACCACTACCCCGACCTGGCCGAACGCCTCGGTGACGTGGTCGCCGGGCACGCCATCGAGTCGCACACCCCGGTCGACCGCCGCACCCTGCTGCCCATCACGCCGGTGAAGCGCCAGACCGCCGCCCAGGAAGTGACCGTCCCCGGCCACGGCTGGGTGCCGCGCGTGCGGCTCGCCGACGGGCCGGTGGCCTCGGTGAAGATCGCCAGCGGGTGTGACCGCCGCTGCTCGTTCTGCGCCATCCCCTCCTTCCGCGGGTCCTTCGTCTCCCGCACGCCCGACGAGATCGTCGGCGAGGCGGCCTGGCTGGCGGGGGAGGGCGTGCGCGAGCTCGTCCTCGTCAGCGAGAACTCGACCTCCTACGGCAAGGACCTCGACGGCACCGGCGTGCTGGAGGCACTGCTGGCCCGCTTGGCCGCGGTGCCCGGCATCGACCGGGTGCGCGTGTCCTACCTGCAGCCCGCCGAGACCAAGCCGAGCCTGGTGAAGGCCATCGCCGCCACCGAGGGTGTCGCCGACTACTTCGACATGTCCTTCCAGCACTCCAGCGGGTCCGTGCTGCGCCGGATGCGCCGCTTCGGCGACACCGAGTCCTTCCTCGGGCTGGTCGAGCAGATCCGCGCCGCGGCCCCCGAGGCGGGCATCCGCAGCAACGTCATCGTCGGGTTCCCCGGCGAGACCGAGGACGACGTCGACGAGCTGGCCCGGTTCCTCACCACGGCCCGGCTCGACGCGGTCGGCGTGTTCGGCTACTCCGACGAGGACGGCACCGAGGCCGAGCACCTCGACGGCAAGCTCGACGTCGACACCATCACCGCGCGGGTCGCGCGGATCTCCGCGCTCGCCGAGGAGCTCACCGCGCAGCGCGCCGAGGACCGCGTCGGCACCGAGGTCGTCGTGCTCATCGAGCACGAGGAGACCGACGACGAGGACTGCACCGGCCGCGCCGCGCACCAGGCCCCCGAGGTCGACGGCGAGTGCGTAGTGGTCAACGCCGACGACTTCGACTTGGCCGCCGGTGACCTGGTCCGCTGCCGGGTGATCGACACCGAGGGCGTCGACCTGGTCGTCGAGCCCATCGAGATCGTGCCGCGCGTGGCACCGGCGTCGCCATGA
- a CDS encoding PspA/IM30 family protein, which produces MANPFVKFWKYLMASFSSKIDEHADPKVQIQQAIEDAQRQHQALSQQAAAVIGNQRQLEMKLNRQLGDVEKLQASARQALVLADEARSKGDEQKATQFENAAQSFATQLVTAEQGIEDLKTLHDQALQAAASAKTAVERNAMILQNKLAERTKLLSQLEQAKMQEQVSKSLNQMSELAAPGNTPSLEEVRDKIEKRYTTALGQAELAQNSVQGRMMEVQASTTEMAGHSRLEQIRASMAGGSVAGQVTSGPAASTPSNIQAEIQQRVAKEQQANPQSGA; this is translated from the coding sequence ATGGCCAACCCGTTCGTGAAGTTCTGGAAGTACCTCATGGCGTCGTTCTCGTCGAAGATCGACGAGCACGCCGACCCGAAGGTGCAGATCCAGCAGGCCATCGAGGATGCGCAGCGCCAGCACCAAGCGCTCTCGCAGCAGGCGGCGGCGGTGATCGGCAACCAGCGGCAGTTGGAGATGAAGCTCAACCGCCAGCTCGGTGACGTCGAGAAGCTGCAGGCATCGGCGCGTCAGGCCCTCGTGCTCGCCGACGAGGCCAGGAGCAAGGGCGACGAGCAGAAGGCGACGCAGTTCGAGAACGCCGCCCAGTCCTTCGCCACCCAGCTCGTCACCGCCGAGCAGGGCATCGAGGACCTCAAGACGCTGCACGACCAGGCCCTGCAGGCCGCCGCGTCGGCCAAGACCGCCGTCGAGCGCAACGCGATGATCCTGCAGAACAAGCTCGCCGAGCGCACCAAGCTGCTCAGCCAGCTCGAGCAGGCCAAGATGCAGGAGCAGGTCTCCAAGTCCCTGAACCAGATGAGCGAACTCGCCGCGCCGGGCAACACCCCGTCGCTGGAGGAGGTCCGCGACAAGATCGAGAAGCGCTACACCACCGCGCTCGGCCAGGCCGAGCTGGCGCAGAACTCGGTCCAGGGCCGGATGATGGAAGTCCAGGCATCGACGACGGAGATGGCGGGCCACTCCCGCTTGGAGCAGATCCGCGCCTCCATGGCGGGCGGCTCGGTCGCGGGCCAGGTCACCTCCGGCCCGGCCGCGTCCACCCCGAGCAACATCCAGGCCGAGATCCAGCAGCGGGTGGCCAAGGAACAGCAGGCCAACCCGCAGTCCGGCGCCTGA
- a CDS encoding DNA polymerase IV, with amino-acid sequence MGRSGDLPKGLVDRFKARDGRWPDDTGCPMLHVDMDAFYASCEIRERPELRERPVVVGGVGTRGVVSAANYIAREYGVRSAMPTGQARRLCPHAVFLPPSFDLYQRISSGVMAIFRDITPLVEPLSLDEAFLDVSGALRRLRTTPAAVGARIRARVADEFGITCSVGVAPTKFVAKLASGLAKPDGMLVVSADQVTEFLHPLPVSALWGVGKRTAERLFDVGLERVSDVAAAPLPRLRRMIGVALAEHLHALANGHDPRSVVPESAEKSVGAEETFETDHYDRDLLKRELLRLSERTAATLRSRGLRGRTVSIKVRYSDFTTITRSRTLPVATDVTREVYQMACKLLDEQVPNGAVRLIGVRMEQLGAGESEQLLLDAPQQGWREAEQAADKARSKFGTAAVRPAALLGNRPERAGATEPKPARASE; translated from the coding sequence ATGGGGAGAAGCGGTGACCTGCCGAAAGGCTTGGTCGACAGGTTCAAGGCGCGGGACGGGCGATGGCCGGACGACACCGGCTGCCCCATGCTGCACGTCGACATGGACGCCTTCTACGCCTCCTGCGAGATCCGCGAGCGCCCCGAACTGCGCGAACGCCCAGTGGTCGTCGGAGGCGTCGGCACCCGAGGCGTCGTGTCGGCGGCCAACTACATCGCCCGCGAATACGGCGTCCGCTCCGCCATGCCCACCGGCCAGGCCCGCAGGCTGTGCCCGCACGCGGTGTTCCTGCCACCGAGCTTCGACCTCTACCAACGGATCTCCTCGGGTGTCATGGCGATCTTCCGAGACATCACCCCCCTGGTCGAACCCCTGAGCCTCGACGAAGCCTTCCTCGACGTCTCCGGCGCTCTCCGCAGGCTCCGCACCACCCCGGCCGCCGTCGGCGCCCGAATCCGCGCCCGAGTCGCCGACGAGTTCGGCATCACCTGCTCGGTCGGCGTCGCCCCGACGAAGTTCGTCGCGAAACTGGCCTCCGGCCTGGCCAAACCGGACGGAATGCTCGTCGTCTCCGCCGACCAGGTCACCGAGTTCCTGCACCCACTCCCGGTCTCGGCGCTCTGGGGAGTCGGCAAACGCACCGCGGAACGCCTCTTCGACGTAGGCCTGGAACGAGTCTCGGACGTCGCCGCAGCCCCGCTACCCCGCCTACGCCGAATGATCGGCGTCGCTTTGGCCGAACACCTGCACGCGCTCGCCAACGGCCACGACCCAAGGTCAGTGGTCCCGGAGTCAGCAGAGAAGTCGGTCGGCGCGGAGGAGACCTTCGAGACCGACCATTACGACCGCGACCTCCTCAAACGCGAGCTCTTGCGACTGTCGGAACGCACGGCGGCGACCCTGCGATCGAGGGGGCTGCGAGGCCGAACCGTGTCGATCAAGGTCCGGTACTCGGACTTCACGACGATCACGAGGTCACGGACCCTCCCAGTAGCGACCGACGTGACGCGGGAGGTCTACCAAATGGCGTGCAAGCTGCTGGACGAACAGGTCCCCAACGGCGCGGTGCGGCTGATCGGGGTGCGCATGGAGCAGTTGGGCGCGGGGGAGTCGGAACAACTGCTGCTGGACGCCCCACAACAAGGCTGGCGAGAGGCAGAACAGGCAGCGGACAAGGCAAGATCGAAGTTCGGCACAGCAGCGGTCCGCCCAGCCGCCCTCCTGGGAAACCGGCCTGAGCGGGCGGGGGCTACCGAGCCCAAGCCTGCGAGGGCTTCGGAATGA
- the pgsA gene encoding CDP-diacylglycerol--glycerol-3-phosphate 3-phosphatidyltransferase translates to MNPAATGDDAAAEPVRPVLPEATVVPVLNVANILTLSRLALVPVFLLALFAYDGHDPTWRLIATAVFGVASITDHIDGKLARKLGLITDFGKIADPIADKALTGAALIGLSVLGDLPWWVTLVIAAREVGVTLLRFWVIRHGVIPASPGGKLKTLTQIFAITLFLLPLPEAWLPVAWTAMALAVALTVVTGVDYVVRAVRLRARGKRAMGT, encoded by the coding sequence ATGAACCCGGCCGCGACCGGCGACGACGCCGCCGCCGAACCGGTCCGCCCGGTCCTGCCAGAAGCCACCGTCGTCCCCGTGCTCAACGTCGCGAACATCCTGACGCTGTCCCGGCTCGCGCTGGTCCCGGTCTTCCTGCTCGCGCTGTTCGCCTACGACGGCCACGACCCGACGTGGCGGCTGATCGCCACCGCCGTGTTCGGCGTCGCGTCGATCACCGACCACATCGACGGCAAGCTCGCCCGCAAGCTCGGCCTCATCACCGACTTCGGCAAGATCGCCGACCCGATCGCCGACAAGGCCCTCACCGGGGCCGCGCTGATCGGCCTGAGCGTGCTCGGCGACCTGCCGTGGTGGGTGACGTTGGTCATCGCCGCGCGCGAGGTCGGGGTCACGCTGCTGCGGTTCTGGGTGATCCGGCACGGCGTTATCCCGGCCAGCCCCGGCGGCAAGCTCAAGACGCTGACCCAGATCTTCGCGATCACGCTGTTCCTGCTCCCGCTGCCCGAGGCCTGGCTGCCCGTCGCGTGGACGGCCATGGCGCTGGCGGTCGCGCTGACCGTGGTCACCGGGGTCGACTACGTCGTGCGCGCGGTCCGGCTGCGCGCCCGCGGCAAGCGAGCCATGGGCACGTGA
- a CDS encoding DNA-formamidopyrimidine glycosylase family protein: MPEGDTVYQAAARLAAVLTDRVLTTGELRHPHLSTVDLKGRLALAPRTVGKHLFLRFDRELSFHSHLGLDGTWQVLPRSARWRKPAFQARAVFATAEHQAVGFLLHEMALVPTGEEDRLVSHLGPDLLDPTWNDTHATRALQRLTATPDREIGDALLDQRVMAGIGNVYRAEVCHLLGVSPWTPVSDVDCVEAIRISRELLDRNKLTPDRNTTGDPRRGRALWVYGRTRTGCLRCGGRVMAGTQGEGVRERVAYYCPHCQPGPTG, from the coding sequence ATGCCTGAAGGCGACACGGTCTACCAGGCCGCCGCGCGGCTCGCGGCGGTGCTGACCGACCGAGTGCTCACCACCGGCGAACTGCGCCACCCGCACCTGTCCACTGTGGACCTCAAGGGCCGGTTGGCGCTGGCGCCGCGAACCGTCGGCAAGCATCTGTTCCTGCGGTTCGACCGGGAGCTGAGCTTCCACAGCCACCTCGGCCTCGACGGCACCTGGCAGGTCCTGCCACGCTCCGCCCGCTGGCGCAAACCGGCGTTCCAGGCGCGCGCGGTGTTCGCGACAGCCGAACACCAGGCCGTCGGATTCCTGTTGCACGAGATGGCTTTGGTGCCCACCGGCGAGGAAGACCGACTTGTGAGCCACCTTGGCCCAGACCTACTCGACCCCACCTGGAACGACACCCACGCGACCCGCGCACTCCAGCGCCTCACCGCCACCCCCGACCGCGAGATCGGCGACGCGCTGCTCGATCAACGCGTGATGGCGGGCATCGGAAATGTTTACCGGGCCGAGGTCTGCCACCTGCTCGGCGTGTCCCCGTGGACCCCGGTGTCCGATGTGGACTGCGTCGAGGCGATAAGAATCAGCCGGGAACTGTTGGATCGCAACAAACTCACCCCCGACCGCAACACCACCGGCGATCCGCGACGAGGCCGGGCACTGTGGGTCTACGGCCGAACCCGAACCGGCTGCCTGCGCTGCGGCGGCCGCGTCATGGCTGGGACACAAGGAGAAGGCGTACGCGAGCGGGTGGCCTACTACTGCCCGCACTGCCAGCCCGGACCTACTGGCTGA
- a CDS encoding CinA family protein: protein MTQLRLVPGLSYEPVAALIDRLRECGQTVATAESLTAGLVAAVLTSVPGSSAVVRGGVVVYGTDLKADLAGVDADLLAERGAVDEEVARQLADGARTRCGATIGVGLTGVAGPDPQDGVAVGTVWVALSGPRGSRAVRLTVSGGREDVRAAAVRGALDLLAAEVDTLIE from the coding sequence GTGACCCAGCTGCGGCTGGTCCCCGGCCTGTCCTACGAGCCCGTCGCGGCCCTGATCGACCGGCTGCGTGAGTGCGGACAGACCGTGGCCACCGCCGAGTCGCTCACCGCGGGCCTGGTCGCGGCCGTGCTCACCAGCGTGCCCGGGTCCAGCGCGGTCGTTCGCGGCGGTGTCGTGGTCTACGGCACCGATCTCAAAGCCGACCTGGCCGGGGTCGACGCCGACCTGCTCGCCGAACGCGGCGCGGTCGACGAGGAGGTCGCCCGCCAGCTCGCCGACGGCGCTCGGACGCGGTGCGGGGCGACCATCGGTGTCGGGCTCACCGGGGTGGCCGGTCCCGACCCGCAGGACGGTGTGGCGGTGGGCACGGTGTGGGTCGCGCTGAGTGGTCCGCGCGGGTCACGGGCGGTGCGGCTGACGGTGTCGGGGGGCCGCGAGGACGTGCGCGCGGCGGCCGTTCGAGGTGCGCTCGACCTGCTCGCGGCCGAGGTCGATACGCTCATCGAGTGA